Genomic segment of Panicum virgatum strain AP13 chromosome 2K, P.virgatum_v5, whole genome shotgun sequence:
GTCGAGGTAGTTGTCGACCCACCGCGGGGTCGACCGCCGGGGCGGCGACGGGCAGccggacgaggacgacgaggaggatgaCGAGGCGGTGGAGGCTTCCGAGGACGAggagtcgcggcggcggcggtccgacGCGGCGTCGCTCCAGAACTCGATCCAGCGCGGGGCCTGGACGGCGTCGAGGCTCCGGCGCGTGCACGACGCCGTGCTCGCGCCGGCGGAGAGCGGGGATGCCAGCGGGGAGGCGGCGACGTGATCCGTCATCGGCTGGAACGACGACTCGTGGTCTTGGGTGAAGAAGTGGAGCAGGTCGAGGCCGCAGCAGATCACGCGGTCGTCGGCGACGAAGAAGACCGGGTTCCCGGCGAGGCCGGGGCGGCAGGGCAGGTAGCAGCGGTCGAAGAGCggcacgagcggcggcgcgcggcggatgGCGGCGCGCGCGAGGCGCAGGGCGCGGTCCGGGTCGGCGGGCCGCCGGCCCCAGCAGCGCGGCCACAGCGCGCCCCGCGCGGTCTGcagcgacgccgcggcggcggggaggtcgAACGCGGCGCGGAGGCCCGCGCGGCCCCGCCAGTCCGGGAACCCGGGGCCCGAGGGCACGCCGAGGGCGAGGACGGCGCGGAGGTCGGGCGGGAACGCGAAGCCGAACTCGGCCTCCGCGCGGGCGAGCTCCGCGTCGGTGAGGCCCGGGAGGACGGCCACCCCGGCCGCGCGGAGGTGGGCGAGCACCCCCGCCGCCACGGCGTGGAAGGAGTGCAGCCCGTGGCGCGGCGACGCGgacgccgacgcggcggcgcgcgtggacAGGCGGCGGAGCcccgccgcgtgcgccgccgccgccggggccagcCCGGCCATCCGGTGGTCCACGTCCACCATATTCCTCAACTGGTGCGCGAGCTTCCTCCTGGGCTGGCTGCCTTGAATGCCTCCTCCGGATGCCGGGGGAGTGTCCTTGAGATGCCGAGGAAAACGGTTTGCTCGATCTCGATCTCGATGCGGGAGGAGATGAGATGGGGACGGGTTATATAGGGGGGAGTCGGGCGTAAGACAAGGGTGGGGCCTACGGCCGTGGGCAGCGGGCCCTGCGGAGATCTGGGCTGAGCGTGGGGCGAGAAAGCGATGCCGTCGCGCGGGGACGTAAACATCAGCAGCTTGTGGAAACGCAAAGCTCTCGGGTCCTGATGAACGGCCGGGTGAGGCAGCAATAAACCGATGTACTTGCATCACGTATGGTACGAGACGACTTTCGCGTCAGTTACTAGGGCGAATCGCTAACGCTTACGGTTTAAGATGATCAATGGTGTACAATATTCCTTTCTCTATACTAGTATACCTCTACTATGAAGTATAAAGGCATGTGGAGAGTGTTTTTTTGTAAGATACTTTTGATCTCAGGTATCCACAAACTAATGAAACGTCCCACGGTTTTTTTAGAGGTCGGTGCGTTATATTTAGAAACCATACGCTTGATTTGTAAGACAATTAATCAAGATTTAAACAATCATTTTTTAAGACAATTAATTTCATACAATTAAATACACGGGGGAAACTTTTTTATTTCTAAGCGGTGTTTCCTTCCCCCCATTAAAGCTTTTGCATGTGCGCCACGCGTGCTTAATTATTGCTAGTTGAAATGAAGAGAGAAAAGTATTTGTTCTTTTTAGCAGTGGCCGGCAAACTGGCAATACAGCATAAACACCTCTTATGGTGAAAGAACATGGATCTTCTTCCTACCACTACTGTGTCCTGTGCTCCAACCAGACAAATGAAATGGCATAAGCTCTGTTTCTGCATCTTGCTCCTCCACCAAAGATTGTAATTAAATTAACTTGCAGGAACCAGATCAGTACCGATTTCAAACACTGAAAAAACATCGTGACAAGCTTAGCTGTACCCTTTTTTTCATGCATATGGGATGAAAACAAATGAACTTATGCTTCGACAGAAAAGTTTTGATTTAACGGTGTCTAAAATTACACTTCAAGCATGATTCTGCGATGGGGGTGATAGTACTTCTCACCGATACATCTTTGTaatcttgattttttttattggcCTTTTATTTACTTCCTCTTTTCTTGTGATAGTGATACATCTTTTGGACCTTCTATCTTGTTGATATACTATATTAGCTTAGCGGGAGCTTGCTCCTCTTGttcattcagaaaaaaaaaactgtataAACACCAGAAATGCTCAAATCAAACGCAGCAGCTGTCGAGCTACAGCCTACGGAATGATATGCGGGCCATTATTCGGTGCCCGGATGGGCCAAGGACACCTGTTTTCATAATTAAATCATAACCCCGGGAAGCACAAGTACATGTGGATAGGGCATCATCTCCCTTGCCAGAGCTCGAGGCCATGACTCGCTTGGGAGCACTCGGATCAGATGTCCCCCCAGCCCCCAGGGGGAAGCGAAGGGGGGGATGCTTGCTTAGTTGGCCGCGCTGCTCATCTCTCATCATGCAACCCCAATAATGCCCGTCGGAGAAACAGAAAACCCACCGGGCGGCCATGATTTCGGTCCCCCGGGAACCGTGCACCCCTCCATAGGTCCTCCGACGAGGAGTAGGTCCCGGCGTGCCGCGCCGCACCATCCGGCCTCCTTCCGTCCGGTACCCGGCGTACGGGCGGGCTCGCGTGCCGTGATCTGACTTCTGACAAACCTCGCGCGGCGAGTTGGTGCTCgcggtttttctctcttctctatCTAGACCGCGTTGTGTGCATCGTATAGACGCGGAACGCTGGTGCTGACACGGAGACGAGGCGGCGCCGCGCTCTGGACTCTGGAGCCTGGATGACAGGCAGGCCGCTGGGGCGCCGGTGCTGCTGGCTTGGCGTGGACGGGATCGGGATGCCATTGCTGGCTCACCTGCCGCGGTCACCTCATCCATCAAGCCACCAAAGCGACGCcgggcatcatcatcatcgtctcCGTTCACCGGCTCACCGCACGCCTGCAGGCTGCCGGGAAGTTGCATCGCGGCCGTTCCGAGATGAGACAGGCCGGGGATTGTCCGTATCTATCCGCAGCCTTGTCACAGCTCCCCGTCGCAAGTCGTCTTTGGCATCCTGACGCGGTGGAGGGGGGCCAAGTAATCTCTCGATCGGCCGTGTAAAGTCGACGTGATCCGGGGATCTGGTGCCGCCGCCTGATTTTCCGACGGCCGCCGTCTGGCCGCTGTCACAGACTCACTGACTCACAGTAGAGAGACAGTACCGGTGCGGTGCGCCGGTGACTGGTGAGTGATCGGGGGCTGCTGGCATTTCTGGGCGAATGGTATGGGGATTACTTGCTGCGATTGGGTTTAGAAACTATTATTGGAACGGATTGCTGTCTTGGACTATTGGGCAATCTCCGAGCTACCATTTGTTCTCGTTCTTCTTGTCGCGTGGTCTGTCGTCGCTGTCGGGGGGTTACGTTGGAGTGATTACGACAAAGCTGAGTGATAAACGCTAGCAAGAAAAATCAGCGTCCTGATAACAATCATGTTTTTTCCCCCTTATAATGGCCGCACACGCACGTAAGCACACACTGCTTTTTTTTCCCCTGGGTCACAGGAGAGACTCGTCGGGCTTTCTCAGTGATGGAGGTGAAGTCTCCCTCTCATTTCGCTAGGGAATGAGCAGCTAGCGTCTAGGCCGAGCGACCTAGTAATAGCGACATGCCGCACGAAACCTTGGTCTAATCCACAGACAAATTGAAGCCAGAAGTACCGTCTTGAGTATGCATGGGCGTGGATGCACCTAAGGGGCTCCGGCTCGATCCACAGCGATCCAATCGTGTTTTGCAGGTTAATGGATCGATCCGTTCAGTTTGGCAAGAATAGGACCTGTGATCCAAAGGGTCACGTGGGTCAAACCATCCTCGACCTCATCCTCTGCATCTCTGCTTGGCCCGCTCCCCGTCCAAGAGCTAGCCGCTCCCCGCCATCCGCACGGCCGTCTCCCCGGATTTCGACGACTCCATCCTCGGCTAGCGACGGGTGAGCAAGTGCCGCCGCTCGTCCGGCCTCCGCCCGCAGCTCACCTGGCCTCCGTCGTGGCTCGCCGGCCTGCGGCCTGCGCTGGCTCCGCACGTAGCCTGCCTCCGCCCACCGCCGCTCCCTTGCCTCCGCCCGTGGCTTGCCGGCCTGCGCCCTACGCCGCCTCTGCACGCAGCCGgccagccgctcgcccagcCACCAAacacagctcgccgccgcctctgctccggCCGGCTGCTGTTCTCCTGCATCCGCCTGTGAACCTGCGCCCTGTGGTCTGTGCCGCCTCAGCACGCGACCGGCTGGCCGCTCGCCCGGCCACAAAACACGGCTTGGCAGGCCGCGTCGTCTCTGCTCCGGCCGGTGTTCCCCTGCCTCCTCGTCAGCCTCTCTCTCGTGAGCTCGCCTGCGCTCCACTTTCTCCCGCTGGGCCCGAATGTCGCGCAACGGTGCATGCTCAGTTGTGcccccgcggtggcggcggctgcagggTGGGTCGAACCGCTCGACCCTAGGGTGCGAGTAAGTCCGATCCACCAACCCATATCAGTTTGATGGTTTCTATAAGGGGCCCATTAGGTTTAGTTTGGTGGGCTGGTTCGGCGACCCGACGGGTCGATCCGCCCCACCCCCATCGTTAGTCTTGAGAGACAGGCGTCCACTACTAATTTCATGTGGAAGTGAAAACTGCATGCAGGCTCGGTCCTCTTGGCAGAAAAACAGTAGTGGCGTTCTTATTAAAAAAACACTGGGGCAGAAGAGCCTCTTttttgaggaaaaaaaaagccTCTTGTTCACTGCGGCACGTTGCTTAATGATGCCTAATAGATGCTGCAACGCAATACTGCGACTCTCTCTTGAGTGCAGACAAGGAGACGGTGAGACCATGCGCCCGTGTACGAGTACACAGGCAATTTTTACCGCAGTTGCTTCAGGATCACCAGCTTTTGTCACTTGTGAACAATGTTTTAAATTGCGGGCTATACAACTTAGCGGAGACCCTTCAAAAGCGCTATGGGTGCTATAGCATCCGCTTTAGCGGCGCAAACCCATTTGGCGAATTGCAAAAAGATAAGATATTATGTGTATTTAGACCATATTTTTTAATAGGGATGAGGGCAATGGCCTTGTTCGGCTGGTCACATCTGGGCAGATATGGGCTGAATGCCGATGGGCTTATCAGCCCAGCCATTCGGCTGGCTGACgtagcgccccctcccctcgcaTATCCTCTCCATCAGCCGCATCCCCCACCGCATCTTACCGACGAAAAAAAGAgtcgcctctctccctcacgcACGCGCCGTCCCACCATCGCCGTCGTTCCCTCCACCTCCTTTCTGGTGTCGCCGTCCCTCGTCGTCTCTGTTGGCCCCCTGTTGCAGATCCATGTAGGGGAGGGCTGTTCGTAGCCGGCGCTCGTCCCTTGGAGCCCCAACACGCCCAACGACCACCACCGGCGTTCCCTCCCCCAGAGTACCCGGGGTCGGCCTCCTGCGGTAGATCCAGGGAGGCGGCACAGTGTGTCGCCGGCGTACAGGCGGCGGCCGTCTGGAGTGACGCCAACAAGGTTCGACATCTCCGCGGGTCCCTCCCAAGTTCCTCCATCAGACCATCCGGCGACCTAGATGAGACAAGCGGCCGCCTCcccagccgtcgccgccaccatccCTACTTCCACTCCCACAACTAAGATCCAGGTTTTGTTCCCGCAACATTTTTTTACTAAAAATATTGGTCACTGATTGTGGTTGCATAGCTTTAATCATTAAAGGCTAAGGTTGCAATGGTGCTTCTAGTTCTATATTGTGCAAATTTTTGTGCTCTACTATCTATCAGCGATGAATCCTGTTATTCTAGAAGCAAGTATTTGACAGCTCTACACTGGCACCTTCGTCATCAGCTTCGTGGTCACCGCCGGAAGCTAGTCTGTACATCTCGTGTGCCAAACGAGCGAAGCGGGAAACCAAAGCAAGTATCTGTTTCTCAACTCGTATTCTCGTTGCTCTTGTAGTTACGACGTTGTACCATTTCCTATTTTCCCTCTCTACTGTATCGGAACAACATAATCCAAGTTAGCCATTACACGTTCCCTCATATGCCAAGAGATCAGGCACATTGGGAGCCCTCAGAGACAGCTCTTCTGCTGAAACTTGCCATTGAGGAGAAGCAGAAGTACAATTGGAACCAGTTTGGTCTGACTAAGGATGGCTGGCGCAATATTTATCCACACTTCTCCCAATACACACACAAGCAGGTCACCAACAAATTTGACTATCTGAAACAAAAGTACAAACAATGGAAGGACACGCAATCAGGCTCCGGTCTCAGACGGGACACGGCCACAGGGGGCATAGCCGCTGAACCAGAGTACTGGCAGACCCAGTACGGCTTGCCTAATGATCCCAATGACTGTACGCAGCCCGTTGTAAGTTGACTAGTACTGATACTGCTACCACTCAGTTCTCTACTGTTATGTTAAGATTCATAATTTCCCGCACAGACTAACATATATGTTAACTGCAGGAAACAAGTAATGCTGCTGCAGATCGTGCCCACCCACCGGCTTTCTTGAATGAAATGCATGCCCTCTTTGGCGACCGGGTCACCAACTCTGGCACGTACATATCGGGAGGTGGCATTGGTTCGTCAACACCTCCTCATGTTATGAGTCAGCACGATCACAGTGGCCCTGTCAGTTATCACTCTGGATCCAAAAGGGCCTGTGGTAACCAAGAGGTTCAGAGCCCACATAAGAAGTGCTGAGAAGTTGGGGACATATTGGGGAAGATATCGGACAGCATTGCTGCGCGGAGTTCATCTCGGGATCGTGCCCAGAACCGTGAGTAGGAAGAGGTTGATGCAGCAATGCAACTCTTACGAGACGATGGTGTGCCAATCCTTTGAGACCTATACTTCACAACATCGAAGTCGTTCGAAAGCTCCGTGCTCCGTAGAGAGTTCCTCAACATGGATGGCCCAGAAGTCCGTATTCCTTGGCTGAACTGGCTCATGCAACAGAACCAGAAGTAGTCCTTGCGGCTGTCTTTGGAGTACAAGCGCTTTGTTTCGGCTATCGTTTAGTTCGACCGTATTGGTTTCTACGCCTCTGTTATGTACTGTGCAAAACTACGTGTGTAATAATGTTGACTGTGTTAACAGACTTGGATTGTAATAatttgtaacaccccaggtgttactTGTCTCTAATTAGGGTTAATCTTGTGTTTATCGTAATCATTAGCACTAATTATGCAGGAATAAAACCACTAACGAAAATTGTTAGCATTTTTTAaatacatgaaatgacgagttccaatttgtttaaaatttggtcaaacttaattTTCTTTTCATATGTAGGGGTTTTTTACATTTTCAAGCAATTGGAAGTTATTTAAtttttgtttttcaaatttcaaagtATAGAGGTCTAAAGTTTGGTTTGGTTTAAAAAAATTTCCTTTGAATTGGTAAAAGTGAACAAAAGCTTGAAATATTTATTTTGGTTTTGAAATGATTTTCAAATTCCAAAAGGAATTGCAAATTCACAAACATTTTAACAAATTTTATCCAAATTTAGAGTTGACACCTGGGCTCCACCTGTCATCCTCCTCACCATTCCTCTCTCGAAGCTTCGGGACGCTCCCGTGTCCAAGTCGTGCACGGCGCCGTCTGTCCCTCACTCGCTTCCTCGTCTCTATCTTCTCGCGTGCGCGAGCTATGAGCCGTGGTCGCTGCGGCCACGAGCTGAGCCCATCGCTGCCGTCCAGACCATGCCGGCCTCCCCTGCTCGCGCgctaacgccgccgccgcgtgctcgcCGTACCCCTGCCGCGTGCACGCCGCGGGCCACctcgctcgccgcgcgcgccgttAGCCACCCGCGCCACACCACCGCGCGCGTCGGATCAGCCCGCCCCGCTGGCCGTTGCGTCACCCCGCCACGACGCCCCTAGCCCAGCCTCCGTAAGGgcagctgcgccgccgcacgccatggccggcgccgccgcccgcagctcGCCGTGGAGGACCCCCTTCCACCCTTCCTCGACTCCAACCAGCACCGGGAACGGTTTCCCGTCGCTCTCGTGAAGCTTCCcggcctgctcgccgccgctcagAGCCGCCGAAGCACTACTGCCGCGGCAtagggccgccggcggcgtccgTGGCCAGCCTGCCACAGACCACCTCTGGCCCAACTGAGACCACCAGTAGGTGCGCACGAGTCCCCTCTTGCTCCTTCCCCACCTGGCCCTCACCGCCGGTGAGCGAGCTCACCGGAATCCGGCCGGcaagcgccgcccctcccctgtttttcgCAACTAGGGACCCCAGGCAGCAATAGGGAcaattccagggggttttctgcgaaGTCTGTGACTCAGATAAATAGTGTCGCGCTGTACCTTTTTGAAATATTagctgcaaactttgaaaaatcatagtaaattgtagaaaaatcagaaaaatgcaaactaaaaattgttggattccttgttctaagatctacaaatttCCTTACAGGTCGAACTTCAGTTTCTAAATagcttttgctctagtttaaatgttagtttaagtggttgcaagctttgaaaatgtatagtaaatagtagaaaaatgtaaaaatgtaaaaccagTTGATTTAACCATGAGTAATTcttgttttagcttgtttaCTTAATATCTACGATTCAAAAAGTCGAAAAATTACGAAATTTATCCAATAGCTTAATCTTTGCATgtttagttcactgtaaaaaaTTCAGAACCAGAAGCTATGTCAATgtgtgtaaatctatttttggtttagtttgtcttgttgaggataaaataaatgctttatgttatcaataaatgttggttaATTGTTTTTACACTTCTTCTTAGTAGCTTATCATGCTGGTAAAATTTGGTTACCAGTTTAAGATTGCAAGTTAATTTTTTACTTTTTGTTTGGTTCCTAGTGTTAGTTTTCCTTGTATGCGGTTACTAGGAAATGCTTTGTTGCGTGTTAACTCATTTGAGATCATATGTGGTTTGCTTTATATGGCTTGGTTCAGTTTACATTTCAGGTGGTTGCGTTTAGAATCAGAATATGGGTTGCTTTCATATCGCTTGGTTCTATGTGCTTTTTAGTTGAATAGAAGTCCCTAGTTATTTCCATCTTGCTTATGTTGGCTGGTTAAGCTAAATGAAAACCTTAGTGTGTTCTCTTGCTCATACTTGCTTGCTAGTTAATGAAGTTCTAGTCTAACCTTTCCTGCTTGACTCTGTGTTTTAGCTTTTCCAAAATAAGTTTATGTAATGCTTTTTGGAAGCGAAACACTTTATTTATATCATCTGCTAGTTGTATACCATGCTTGTTGTACTTGCTATCTCTACGGTAGACTTGTGTGATGTTTTATTAACCTTCACTTCTTTAGATGCTCATGCCCATGCAATAGCGACCTTGTGCTTGTCTTACTTGCCCTTTTCTATGCATTGTCCATGCATTCAGACATCCGCATTgttgcatctcatttaggtatGCTAGATGTGTGACGCGTGGAACTGAAGGGTGATGTTGGAGTCGATCCAGAAGATGGTGTATTGATGAACCGAcccagaagatggaaggaccgactggagtgcatgcttggactgggatgatgtcaagccagtgcaagactacaagctaactaactggctttgtgtcaaacccaggcaagccccggagcataacctatattttcagtattcaatgttattatttacgtattgtgcattaagttttctaggaattaaatttgagaatttttgtctgcttgtaatcatctgtgctcgccttcgggtgagacttcCGGTGTTTTCAATCCTTAACC
This window contains:
- the LOC120681085 gene encoding uncharacterized protein LOC120681085 → MVDVDHRMAGLAPAAAAHAAGLRRLSTRAAASASASPRHGLHSFHAVAAGVLAHLRAAGVAVLPGLTDAELARAEAEFGFAFPPDLRAVLALGVPSGPGFPDWRGRAGLRAAFDLPAAAASLQTARGALWPRCWGRRPADPDRALRLARAAIRRAPPLVPLFDRCYLPCRPGLAGNPVFFVADDRVICCGLDLLHFFTQDHESSFQPMTDHVAASPLASPLSAGASTASCTRRSLDAVQAPRWIEFWSDAASDRRRRDSSSSEASTASSSSSSSSSGCPSPPRRSTPRWVDNYLDELGSMLKKGGWRDREVDEMVEVTASGLFDGEEAPAPDTEAVLDALVLKTDRCSDSLRRAGWTSEDVSDALGLDSRRGKGRSRAAVRIPPEIAARVQRLAQALVGP